The following proteins are encoded in a genomic region of Periophthalmus magnuspinnatus isolate fPerMag1 chromosome 21, fPerMag1.2.pri, whole genome shotgun sequence:
- the fundc1 gene encoding FUN14 domain-containing protein 1 gives MANRDKDLEEEIYDKVVDLTEYAKRQRWWNRVFGNSSGPVAEKYSVATQIAIGGVSGWCAGYLFQKVGKLAATAVGGGLLMLQIANNSGYIQVDWKRVEKDVNKAKKQLKKGSKDASTEIDTVFKKSTEFVKKNIVVTSSFAGGFLLGMAS, from the exons ATGGCGAACCGTGACAAGG ATCTAGAAGAAGAGATTTACGACAAAGTCGTGGACTTAACAGAATATGCCAAACGTCAGAgatggtggaacagagtatttggAAACAGTTCTGGGCCAGTAGCTGAGAAATACTCTGTGGCTACACAGATAGCCATAGGTGGAGTCAGTGGATG GTGTGCGGGATACCTCTTTCAGAAGGTCGGGAAACTGGCTGCTACGGCTGTCGGTGGAGGTCTCCTCATGTTACAG ATAGCAAATAACAGTGGCTACATCCAAGTGGACTGGAAGAGAGTAGAAAAAGATGTCAACAAAGCCAAGAAGCAACTGAAGAAAGGAAGCAAAGACGCGTCAACAGAAATCGACACAGTTTTTAAGAAG tCAACAGAGTTTGTGAAGAAGAACATTGTCGTCACAAGCAGCTTCGCTGGAGGCTTTCTGCTTGGAATGGCGTCCTAG
- the efhc2 gene encoding EF-hand domain-containing family member C2: MSSLPLLPGYSPNKHLGKEAFHKSHHFDTSNGVTLLVGEKPGIGGETLPGQNMRPKYSVYPKGEGREQPAWVAFDKQALCFDAYFEELVPQAREETYRIRKCKIFFHLEDDTIRVVEPQSKNSGMPQGTLIRRHRIPLPPPNDDQFYNVFHFNVNQEVALYSRRFTITNCDNFTRNFITNLGVRLNEPTPSPVDPYSQLRDDMEKSMNPLRPYERIDTRRQFLDNDSKVLRFYGYWDDSSSLFGDVRDLVLHYFLVDDTIEIREVIAPNCGRDHVSKFLRRSKLPKLAPSGLLPPGAVTPRAVLNVFDSNQGKRFILDSLKTGAVKQEFYKDSDLTIGTELNVWGRRVTITDCDEFTKNYYRSKYGIEDFTPVQYKAPAAPKPSRYVPPYNGFGSEEDSLSSCQGLVPKPPQKDFHKFMTKDRDGLESHVLNFEAKMVTENPVDKDRVFIISFYLRDDTISVFEKIQKNSGVLGGAFLQRGRVKKSGQDQSQRSQYFTAQDFYVGAVLCLNKRNFQLIEADEYTLNYMEQHADEFARADVGCILSKLRSISDDKQREIQTFLTLSDPSGSGFIHYEPFRGLLMGLECGLSEHEVLVLSRCFSEPERSELDVGLMLAVAQHFLRKEHFENFSELTKALTHRDRHKTGYLSLKETRTICKSFSLPLPETLLTPLLQKFAQGDDLDYHAFVTGINWVEHPAAPVMPEDILKVSKRPFYSGKILKTSDSRGAVPRNISSARVLRDVFPGPLNSTDPTTAAS, from the exons ATGTCTTCACTGCCTCTGCTTCCGGGTTATTCTCCAAACAAACAC CTCGGCAAAGAGGCTTTTCACAAGTCACATCACTTTGACACTTCAAATGGAGTGACTTTACTGGTGGGAGAGAAACCAGGAATCGGAGGAGAGACGTTACCTGGACAAAACATGAGACCAAAGTATTCAGTGTATCCCAAAGGAGAAGGACGAGAGCAGCCGGCCTGGGTGGCCTTTGATAAACAG GCTTTGTGTTTTGACGCATACTTCGAGGAGCTGGTGCCACAGGCCAGAGAAGAGACCTacagaatcagaaagtgcaAGATCTTCTTCCACCTGGAGGACGACACCATCAGAGTCGTGGAGCCGCAGTCGAAGAACAGCGGCATGCCCCAAG GGACGCTCATACGACGTCACAGGATCCCACTTCCGCCGCCAAACGACGATCAGTTCTACAACGTTTTTCACTTCAACGTGAACCAGGAGGTGGCGCTGTACTCTCGGAGGTTCACGATCACAAACTGCGACAACTTCACCAGAAATTTTATCACCAACCTCGGCGTGCGTCTGAACGAGCCCACGCCCTCGCCCGTGGATCCATACAGCCAGCTCAGGGACGAC ATGGAGAAAAGCATGAATCCGCTGAGACCCTACGAGAGGATTGACACCCGGAGGCAGTTCTTGGATAACGACAGTAAAGTGTTGCGTTTCTATGGTTACTGGGACGACAGCTCGAGTCTGTTCGGCGACGTCAGAGATTTGGTGCTGCATTACTTCCTCGTCGACGACACCATAGAGATCCGTGAGGTCATCGCCCCTAACTGCGGCCGGGATCACGTGTCCAAGTTTCTGAGGCGGAGCAAACTTCCCAAG ttgGCCCCGAGTGGACTCCTGCCTCCTGGAGCCGTCACGCCCCGCGCCGTCCTCAACGTGTTTGACTCCAACCAGGGCAAGCGCTTCATACTGGACAGTCTGAAG ACTGGAGCCGTCAAACAGGAGTTCTACAAAGACTCTGACCTGACCATAGGCACAGAGCTGAACGTGTGGGGCCGCAGAGTCACCATCACCGACTGCGACGAGTTCACCAAGAACTACTACCGCAGCAAATACGGCATAG AGGACTTCACCCCTGTGCAGTACAAAGCCCCCGCTGCCCCTAAGCCCTCCAGATACGTGCCCCCCTACAACGGCTTTGGATCCGAGGAGGACTCACTCAGCTCCTGCCAGGGTCTGGTGCCCAAGCCTCCGCAAAAGGACTTCCACAAATTCATGACAAAAGACAG GGACGGCCTCGAGAGTCATGTGCTCAACTTTGAGGCCAAGATGGTGACTGAAAACCCAGTGGACAAGGACCGAGTGTTCATCATCTCCTTTTACCTCAGAGACGACACCATCAGCGTGTTTGAGAAGATACAGAAGAATTCAG GTGTACTTGGAGGTGCATTTCTGCAGCGTGGTCGTGTGAAGAAGTCGGGGCAGGACCAGAGCCAGAGGTCGCAGTACTTCACAGCTCAGGACTTTTATGTTGGAGCTGTTCTTTGTCTCAATAAACGTAACTTTCAGCTCATTGAAGCTGATGAATACACTCTGAACTACATGGAGCAGCACGCGGACGAG ttTGCCAGAGCCGACGTGGGCTGTATCCTGAGCAAACTGCGCTCCATCTCTGacgacaaacagagagagattcAGACTTTTCTGACTCTCAGTGACCCCAGCGGCTCTGGCTTCATACATTATGAACCcttcag GGGGCTCCTGATGGGTTTGGAGTGTGGTCTGTCGGAGCATGAGGTGCTGGTTCTCTCTCGCTGCTTCTCAGAGCCCGAGCGCTCGGAGCTGGACGTCGGCCTGATGTTGGCTGTGGCTCAGCACTTCCTCAGAAAGGAGCATTTTGAAAACTTCTCTGAACTGACCAAAGCTTTGACCCACCGTGACAGACACAA GACGGGATATCTCTCCTTGAAAGAGACCAGGACCATCTGCAAATCCTTCAGCCTCCCCCTGCCCGAGACCCTGCTCACACCCCTGCTGCAAAA GTTTGCACAGGGGGATGACCTGGACTATCACGCTTTCGTCACTGGTATTAACTGGGTGGAACATCCTGCCGCCCCAGTGATGCCCGAGGACATTCTGAAGGTAAGCAAAAGACCGTTTTATTCTGGCAAAAT TTTAAAGACTTCAGACAGTAGAGGAGCTGTGCCAAGAAACATCAGCTCTGCCCGTGTGCTGCGAGACGTCTTCCCCGGGCCCCTCAACAGCACAGACCCGACAACTGCTGCCTCATAG